The following coding sequences lie in one Nocardioides sambongensis genomic window:
- a CDS encoding FAD binding domain-containing protein yields the protein MIPASFEYVAPTSVEEALAALAEHGDEAKILAGGQSLLPVLRMRLNAPEWVIDLGRIESLRGIRDAGDHLAIGAMTTHHDVGHDPLVHQHALLISKAVTHLADAQVRHRGTFGGALAHADPAGDLGAPACALGARFVVQGPGGTRTVPAEEFFVDLFETAISDDEILTEVQVPKFDGWGASYEKFVRVAHQWPIVAVAATVRMEGDTIAEARVGLTNMGSTPLRATAVEEALAGCAATEEGVADAAALAAEGTEPPSDLNGDADYRRHLAGVLTRRAVLAAAGRNGTVAPV from the coding sequence GTGATCCCCGCCAGCTTCGAGTACGTCGCGCCGACCTCGGTCGAGGAGGCGCTGGCCGCACTGGCCGAACACGGCGACGAGGCCAAGATCCTGGCCGGTGGCCAGAGCCTGCTGCCGGTGCTGCGGATGCGGCTGAACGCCCCCGAGTGGGTGATCGACCTCGGCCGGATCGAGTCTCTGCGCGGCATCCGCGACGCCGGCGACCACCTGGCCATCGGGGCGATGACCACCCACCACGACGTCGGGCACGACCCGCTGGTGCACCAGCACGCGCTGTTGATCAGCAAGGCGGTCACCCACCTCGCCGACGCCCAGGTGCGCCACCGGGGCACCTTCGGCGGTGCCCTGGCGCACGCCGACCCGGCCGGTGATCTCGGTGCGCCGGCCTGCGCCCTCGGCGCCCGCTTCGTGGTGCAGGGGCCCGGCGGCACCCGCACGGTGCCGGCGGAGGAGTTCTTCGTCGACCTGTTCGAGACCGCGATCTCCGACGACGAGATCCTCACCGAGGTGCAGGTGCCCAAGTTCGACGGCTGGGGCGCGTCGTACGAGAAGTTCGTGCGGGTCGCCCACCAGTGGCCGATCGTGGCCGTCGCGGCCACCGTGCGGATGGAGGGCGACACCATCGCCGAGGCGCGCGTCGGCCTGACCAACATGGGCTCCACCCCGCTCCGGGCGACGGCCGTCGAGGAGGCGCTCGCCGGGTGCGCGGCCACCGAGGAGGGGGTGGCGGACGCCGCCGCCCTGGCCGCCGAGGGCACCGAGCCGCCCAGCGACCTGAACGGCGACGCCGACTACCGCCGTCACCTGGCCGGCGTGCTCACCCGGCGGGCGGTGCTGGCGGCCGCGGGCCGCAACGGCACCGTGGCGCCGGTCTGA
- a CDS encoding DUF58 domain-containing protein gives MAHLTKVKSKLSIHAHRKVRGVLEGEYAAAQIGRGIDFNDLREYVRGDDVKDIDWKASARGRQLLVKRYVAERQHTVMLCVSTGRSMAASNDAMVSKRELAVFVAGMMGYLAVRHGDRVGLVFGDGERQHMRPLDSTELHLEHLLAAVHDATTPDAPASDLAALLRYAIRTVKRRTIMVIVADEVTVSEETAELLRRLLAQHELLFFTIGDVDPTDAALTGRLYDVDGGVEVPEWLRHDRRLAAQYAALVSHEESGMRRRLDQLGVVHERVRDTESAISAVFRLLERHRHARRR, from the coding sequence ACCTGACGAAGGTCAAGTCCAAGCTCTCCATCCACGCCCACCGCAAGGTGCGCGGGGTGCTGGAGGGTGAGTACGCCGCCGCCCAGATCGGGCGGGGCATCGACTTCAACGACCTGCGCGAGTACGTGCGCGGCGACGACGTGAAGGACATCGACTGGAAGGCGTCGGCGCGCGGCCGCCAGCTGCTGGTCAAGCGGTACGTCGCCGAGCGCCAGCACACCGTGATGCTCTGCGTCTCCACCGGCCGGTCGATGGCGGCCTCGAACGACGCGATGGTCAGCAAGCGCGAGCTCGCCGTCTTCGTCGCCGGGATGATGGGCTACCTCGCGGTGCGCCACGGGGACCGGGTGGGCCTGGTCTTCGGCGACGGCGAGCGCCAGCACATGCGGCCGCTCGACTCCACCGAGCTGCACCTGGAGCACCTGCTCGCCGCCGTCCACGACGCGACCACGCCGGACGCGCCGGCCAGCGATCTGGCCGCGCTGCTGCGCTACGCCATCCGCACCGTCAAGCGCCGCACGATCATGGTGATCGTCGCCGACGAGGTGACGGTGAGCGAGGAGACGGCCGAGCTGCTGCGCCGCCTGCTGGCCCAGCACGAGCTGCTCTTCTTCACCATCGGCGACGTCGACCCGACCGACGCGGCGCTGACCGGCCGGCTGTACGACGTCGACGGCGGCGTCGAGGTGCCCGAGTGGCTCCGGCACGACCGCCGGCTGGCCGCGCAGTACGCCGCCCTGGTGAGCCACGAGGAGTCCGGGATGCGGCGGCGGCTGGACCAGCTCGGGGTGGTCCACGAGCGGGTGCGCGACACCGAGTCCGCGATCAGCGCCGTCTTCCGGCTGTTGGAGAGGCACCGTCATGCTCGCCGCCGCTGA
- a CDS encoding M50 family metallopeptidase, which yields MGTVLERIAGDLTAVQPEPSPRTLLLTMLLGAFLVVWGPAWRRTRHVVTIAHEGGHAVVAMLCGRRLQGIRLHSDTSGLTVSRGRPTGPGMVATAFAGYPAPAVVGLIAALLVADGRAFAALWATVLLLALMLVAIRNLYGLLVILVAGGATIAVSWWAAPEAKVAVSYVVTWVLLLGAPRAVLELAAERRRTRSGRSDADQLARLTPIPAGLWVALFLVATGAAAVVSAGALSANARL from the coding sequence ATGGGCACCGTGCTGGAGCGGATCGCCGGCGACCTGACGGCGGTGCAGCCCGAGCCGTCGCCGCGGACCCTGCTGCTGACGATGCTGCTCGGCGCGTTCCTGGTCGTTTGGGGGCCGGCCTGGCGTCGTACGCGACACGTGGTGACGATCGCCCATGAGGGCGGGCACGCGGTCGTCGCGATGCTCTGCGGACGTCGCCTCCAGGGGATCCGGCTGCACTCCGACACCTCCGGCCTGACGGTGTCGCGCGGTCGGCCCACCGGGCCGGGGATGGTGGCGACCGCCTTCGCCGGCTACCCGGCCCCGGCGGTGGTCGGGCTGATCGCCGCCCTGCTCGTCGCCGACGGCCGCGCGTTCGCCGCGCTCTGGGCCACGGTGCTCCTGCTCGCGCTGATGCTGGTCGCGATCCGCAACCTCTACGGGCTGCTGGTGATCCTGGTCGCGGGTGGAGCGACCATCGCGGTCTCCTGGTGGGCGGCGCCGGAGGCGAAGGTCGCGGTCAGCTACGTGGTGACCTGGGTGCTGCTGCTCGGGGCCCCGCGAGCGGTGCTGGAGCTCGCGGCCGAGCGGCGTCGTACCAGATCGGGGCGGTCGGACGCCGATCAGCTCGCCCGGCTCACGCCGATCCCGGCGGGGCTGTGGGTGGCCCTCTTCCTGGTCGCCACCGGTGCGGCGGCGGTGGTGAGCGCCGGAGCGCTCAGCGCCAACGCCCGCCTCTGA
- a CDS encoding vWA domain-containing protein, which produces MSPRLRLGLVIARRVAILIALMVILVRPTAGEADVPTQVADVEVVVVLDRTRSMAALDYDGDQPRIDGARADLEQLARSLPGARFGLLTYGLDVQFELPFTTDVNAFTSAMETMQLESPTGGVGSSLDRPRQQLVDILTDAQEQRPDRRRMIVFVSDGERTMDGNTASYDEVGELVAGGLVLGYGTTEGAPMPAGDDLDEPGELVQDPSTGEDAISKADPDALRELAGQLGVDYVARTEPGGMAALADEFEATYVPGGDDDQERAQNEVTWIAGLALLPLVLLELRSGWRALWTSRSALAGRRGKGGRG; this is translated from the coding sequence ATGAGCCCGCGACTGAGGCTCGGGCTGGTGATCGCCCGCCGCGTGGCGATCCTGATCGCACTGATGGTGATCCTGGTCCGTCCGACGGCCGGAGAGGCCGACGTACCGACCCAGGTGGCGGACGTCGAGGTGGTCGTGGTGCTGGACCGGACCCGGTCGATGGCGGCGCTGGACTACGACGGCGACCAGCCCCGGATCGACGGTGCCCGCGCGGACCTGGAGCAGCTGGCCCGGTCGCTGCCGGGTGCCCGGTTCGGACTGCTGACCTACGGGCTGGACGTGCAGTTCGAGCTGCCGTTCACCACCGACGTCAACGCGTTCACCTCGGCGATGGAGACGATGCAGCTGGAGTCGCCCACCGGTGGTGTCGGCTCCTCGCTGGACCGTCCTCGTCAGCAGCTCGTCGACATCCTCACCGATGCCCAGGAGCAGCGGCCCGACCGGCGGCGGATGATCGTGTTCGTCTCGGACGGGGAGCGGACGATGGACGGCAACACCGCGTCGTACGACGAGGTGGGCGAGCTGGTCGCCGGTGGCCTGGTGCTCGGCTACGGCACCACGGAGGGAGCCCCGATGCCGGCCGGCGACGACCTGGACGAGCCCGGGGAGCTCGTCCAGGACCCCTCGACCGGCGAGGACGCGATCTCCAAGGCCGACCCGGACGCGCTCCGCGAGCTCGCCGGGCAGCTGGGCGTCGACTACGTCGCCCGCACCGAGCCCGGGGGGATGGCCGCGCTCGCCGACGAGTTCGAGGCGACCTACGTCCCGGGCGGCGACGATGACCAGGAGCGGGCACAGAACGAGGTCACCTGGATCGCCGGGCTGGCGCTGCTCCCGCTGGTCCTGCTCGAGCTCCGCTCCGGCTGGCGTGCACTGTGGACCTCGCGCAGCGCGCTGGCCGGGCGCCGCGGCAAGGGAGGCCGAGGATGA
- a CDS encoding xanthine dehydrogenase family protein molybdopterin-binding subunit has translation MTAVQEPAAGAEIGRDRRRKEDQRLITGRTRWTDNLTLPGMLHLAMVRSPFPHARITSIDTAAAKAAPNVVAVLTGADLAETQGACINAWPVVEDQVTPVHLPMPTDRVAFAGETVAVVVARSAAAARDASELVEVDYDELPAALDLKEAAAAHEAGGTLAHPDLGTNVSAVWRFDSAEAGTGGDVEQAIAEARSGGILIEREYRQQRLIPAFMEPRSVVVDPTGEQITVWSATQIPHILRFAMAASTGVPESKIRVIAPDVGGGFGGKLQQTPEEMIAFAVARRLGKPVKFTETRSESLLTGHHGRDQWQRLTLAATKDGTVTGLKVDLLADLGAYVAIVGGGVPVLGAFMFNAIYKFPAYQFQTTNVLTNKTWTDAYRGAGRPEATYGIERLMDELAAEIGVDPLEIRERNWITHEEFPFTTVAGLEYDSGNYEAATARAKEMLGYDELRAEQAERRARGDRVQLGIGVSTFTEMCGLAPSRVLGSLNYGAGGWEHAEIRMLPTGKVEVITGASAHGQGHETAFSQIVADRLGVPFEDVEVLHGDTQISHKGLDTYGSRSLVVGGEALVRAVDKVIEKARPVAAHLLESSADDLEFSGGSFTVRGTDSALAITEIATAVFAAHNLPDGMEPSLDSEATYDPVNFNFPHGTHLCAAEVDTETGQVKLRKYVCCDDIGVVINPLIVAGQVHGGLVQGIAQALWEEAVYDDFGTLVSGSFTDYLLPTAADTISFEIDHTSSPCTTNSLGAKGVGEAGTIASTPAVVNAVVDAVRHLGVNDVQMPCTPERVWRAINSGSAGGSTTEAAAPHFDASEGEAL, from the coding sequence ATGACCGCCGTGCAGGAGCCGGCCGCCGGAGCGGAGATCGGACGGGACCGGCGGCGCAAGGAGGACCAGCGGCTGATCACCGGCCGCACCCGGTGGACCGACAACCTCACCCTCCCGGGCATGCTGCACCTGGCGATGGTGCGCAGCCCCTTCCCGCACGCCCGGATCACCTCGATCGACACGGCGGCCGCCAAGGCCGCGCCCAACGTGGTCGCGGTGCTCACCGGCGCCGACCTCGCCGAGACCCAGGGTGCCTGCATCAACGCGTGGCCGGTGGTCGAGGACCAGGTCACCCCGGTGCACCTGCCGATGCCCACCGACCGGGTCGCCTTCGCCGGCGAGACGGTGGCGGTGGTGGTCGCTCGCAGCGCCGCGGCGGCGCGCGACGCCAGCGAGCTCGTCGAGGTCGACTACGACGAGCTCCCCGCCGCGCTGGACCTGAAGGAGGCCGCGGCGGCCCACGAGGCCGGCGGCACCCTGGCCCACCCCGACCTGGGCACCAACGTCAGCGCGGTCTGGCGCTTCGACTCCGCCGAGGCCGGCACCGGCGGCGACGTCGAGCAGGCGATCGCCGAGGCCCGCAGCGGCGGGATCCTGATCGAGCGGGAGTATCGCCAGCAGCGGCTGATCCCGGCGTTCATGGAGCCGCGCAGTGTGGTCGTGGACCCGACCGGTGAGCAGATCACGGTCTGGTCGGCCACCCAGATCCCGCACATCCTGCGCTTCGCGATGGCCGCCAGCACCGGCGTGCCGGAGTCGAAGATCCGGGTGATCGCCCCGGACGTCGGGGGCGGCTTCGGCGGCAAGCTCCAGCAGACCCCGGAGGAGATGATCGCCTTCGCGGTCGCCCGCCGGCTCGGCAAGCCGGTCAAGTTCACCGAGACCCGCAGCGAGTCGCTGCTCACCGGCCACCACGGTCGCGACCAGTGGCAGCGACTCACCCTGGCCGCCACCAAGGACGGCACCGTCACCGGGCTCAAGGTCGACCTGCTGGCCGACCTCGGCGCCTACGTCGCGATCGTCGGCGGCGGTGTCCCGGTGCTGGGTGCCTTCATGTTCAACGCGATCTACAAGTTCCCCGCCTACCAGTTCCAGACCACCAACGTGCTCACCAACAAGACCTGGACCGACGCCTACCGGGGCGCCGGGCGGCCGGAGGCGACGTACGGGATCGAACGGCTGATGGACGAGCTGGCCGCGGAGATCGGGGTCGACCCGCTGGAGATCCGGGAGCGGAACTGGATCACGCACGAGGAGTTCCCGTTCACCACCGTGGCCGGGCTGGAGTACGACTCGGGCAACTACGAGGCCGCCACCGCGCGCGCCAAGGAGATGCTCGGCTACGACGAGCTCCGGGCCGAGCAGGCCGAACGTCGCGCCCGCGGCGACCGGGTCCAGCTCGGGATCGGGGTCTCGACGTTCACCGAGATGTGCGGCCTCGCCCCCTCGCGGGTGCTCGGCTCGCTCAACTACGGCGCCGGTGGCTGGGAGCACGCGGAGATCCGGATGCTGCCCACCGGCAAGGTCGAGGTGATCACCGGGGCGTCGGCGCACGGCCAGGGCCACGAGACCGCCTTCAGCCAGATCGTCGCCGACCGGCTCGGCGTGCCCTTCGAGGACGTCGAGGTGCTGCACGGCGACACCCAGATCTCGCACAAGGGGCTGGACACCTACGGCTCGAGGAGCCTGGTGGTGGGTGGCGAGGCCCTGGTCAGGGCGGTGGACAAGGTGATCGAGAAGGCCCGCCCCGTCGCCGCGCACCTGCTCGAGTCCTCCGCCGACGACCTGGAGTTCAGCGGTGGCTCGTTCACCGTCCGCGGCACGGACAGTGCGCTGGCGATCACCGAGATCGCCACCGCGGTCTTCGCCGCCCACAACCTGCCCGACGGGATGGAGCCGTCGCTGGACTCCGAGGCCACCTACGACCCGGTGAACTTCAACTTCCCGCACGGCACCCACCTCTGCGCCGCGGAGGTCGACACCGAGACCGGTCAGGTCAAGCTGCGCAAGTACGTCTGCTGCGACGACATCGGGGTGGTGATCAACCCGCTGATCGTCGCCGGCCAGGTGCACGGCGGACTGGTCCAGGGCATCGCCCAGGCGCTCTGGGAGGAGGCGGTGTACGACGACTTCGGGACCCTGGTCTCGGGCTCGTTCACCGACTACCTGCTGCCCACCGCCGCGGACACGATCAGCTTCGAGATCGATCACACCAGCTCGCCCTGCACCACCAACTCGCTCGGTGCCAAGGGCGTCGGCGAGGCGGGCACGATCGCCTCCACCCCGGCGGTGGTCAACGCCGTCGTCGACGCCGTGCGCCACCTCGGGGTCAACGACGTCCAGATGCCCTGCACACCGGAACGGGTCTGGCGTGCGATCAACAGCGGATCGGCCGGTGGGTCCACCACCGAGGCGGCCGCGCCCCACTTCGACGCCTCGGAAGGAGAAGCACTGTGA
- a CDS encoding vWA domain-containing protein yields the protein MNEWTEGDVSYLWPWLMVALTVLVVALLVVWLRVWWRPAPKDATYVAHTARLRSLPRFRALVRRQTALGAALTLAALVTCAGAILLSGRLQETQTKEQSEANRDIMLCLDASYSMAEVNADVVAQFQEIVTQLQGERIGLTIWNGTAITVFPLTDDYDFVSEQLRVAETAFGSALAYGDSYIDYVEGTYIKEDVASQLGDGLVSCVQRFDRADEDRARAVVLASDNDPIGEGIFTVPEATEYAEENDAVVHAIAAPATAERPGDEAEFEKAATDTGGTFSLVGIDGGTSGIVESINDLEAKKIEKPPLVQTLERPQTGIVVTALGVGLLVIVWAVQGVLALVDRQGEDRRGGRR from the coding sequence ATGAACGAGTGGACCGAGGGCGACGTCTCCTACCTGTGGCCCTGGCTGATGGTGGCGCTGACGGTGCTGGTCGTCGCCCTGCTGGTGGTCTGGCTGCGGGTGTGGTGGCGCCCCGCTCCGAAGGACGCCACCTACGTCGCGCACACCGCGCGGCTGCGTTCGCTGCCGCGCTTCCGCGCGCTGGTCCGCCGGCAGACGGCGCTGGGCGCCGCGCTCACGCTGGCCGCGCTGGTCACCTGTGCCGGCGCGATCCTGCTCTCCGGGCGGCTGCAGGAGACCCAGACCAAGGAGCAGTCCGAGGCCAACCGCGACATCATGCTCTGCCTGGACGCCTCGTACTCGATGGCCGAGGTCAACGCCGATGTGGTCGCCCAGTTCCAGGAGATCGTGACCCAGCTCCAGGGTGAGCGGATCGGACTGACCATCTGGAACGGGACCGCGATCACCGTCTTCCCGCTGACCGACGACTACGACTTCGTCAGCGAGCAGCTGCGCGTCGCCGAGACGGCGTTCGGCTCGGCGCTCGCCTACGGCGACTCCTACATCGACTACGTCGAGGGCACCTACATCAAGGAGGACGTCGCGTCCCAGCTCGGCGACGGCCTCGTCTCCTGCGTCCAGCGCTTCGACCGCGCCGACGAGGACCGGGCCCGCGCGGTCGTGCTGGCCTCGGACAACGACCCGATCGGCGAGGGCATCTTCACCGTCCCCGAGGCCACGGAGTACGCGGAGGAGAACGACGCGGTGGTGCACGCCATCGCCGCACCCGCGACCGCCGAGCGCCCGGGCGACGAGGCCGAGTTCGAGAAGGCGGCCACCGACACCGGTGGCACGTTCTCCCTGGTCGGCATCGACGGCGGCACCTCCGGGATCGTGGAGTCCATCAACGACCTCGAGGCCAAGAAGATCGAGAAGCCGCCGCTGGTGCAGACCCTGGAGCGCCCCCAGACCGGCATCGTGGTGACCGCCCTGGGCGTCGGCCTGCTGGTGATCGTCTGGGCGGTCCAGGGTGTGCTCGCGCTGGTCGACCGCCAGGGCGAGGACCGCCGAGGGGGCCGACGATGA
- a CDS encoding APC family permease: MRFAELLRTKPVEDVIGQNRTDPTRPETGAGQLHQNLRSRDLVGFGVGIVIGTGIFTLTGLQAKENAGPAVVISFLIAAAVSLLAALCYAELAAAVPTAGSSYTYAYSTMGEIFAWIIAWDLILEFALGGAVVARGWSGYMAGVFDLPDKWFAEEGSVVNLGAIAIVVLLGWVAMRGIRESKWVTNGLVVVKVVVCLFVIAVGAFYVDTGNWVPFIPEPQPSDADSGSLTAPLWQFVTGAEPSSYGIAGVLVAAAVVFFAYSGFEAVANLSEETRDPGRDMPRGLLGTLGLCTLLYVGVCLVITGMVHYTDLSEGDAVADVFDQVGLTWAGILIGIAAVAGLTSVILVDLVAMGRIGFAIARDGLLPPVIGRVHPRWGTPVVMTLLTIGGVALLAGLVPIAVLAEMVSIGTLFAFLVVSIAVLVLRRTRPEMERPFRTPLVPLVPVASIVCCLGLMASLAVETWLRFVVWLVLGLLVYVGYGYRHSRLRRRETEPDAVA, translated from the coding sequence GTGCGATTCGCCGAGCTGCTCCGGACGAAACCGGTCGAGGACGTCATCGGGCAGAACAGGACCGACCCGACCCGACCCGAGACGGGGGCCGGGCAGCTGCATCAGAACCTGCGCTCGCGCGACCTGGTCGGCTTCGGCGTCGGCATCGTGATCGGCACCGGCATCTTCACCCTCACCGGGCTGCAGGCCAAGGAGAACGCCGGACCGGCCGTGGTGATCAGCTTCCTGATCGCGGCGGCGGTGAGCCTGCTGGCCGCCCTCTGCTACGCCGAGCTCGCCGCCGCGGTGCCGACCGCGGGCAGCTCCTACACCTACGCCTACTCCACGATGGGCGAGATCTTCGCGTGGATCATCGCCTGGGACCTGATCCTGGAGTTCGCCCTCGGCGGTGCGGTCGTCGCCCGTGGCTGGTCCGGCTACATGGCCGGTGTCTTCGACCTCCCGGACAAGTGGTTCGCCGAGGAGGGTTCGGTGGTGAACCTCGGCGCGATCGCGATCGTGGTGCTGCTCGGCTGGGTGGCGATGCGGGGGATCCGCGAGTCGAAGTGGGTCACCAACGGACTCGTCGTGGTCAAGGTGGTGGTCTGCCTCTTCGTGATCGCCGTCGGCGCGTTCTACGTCGACACCGGCAACTGGGTGCCCTTCATCCCCGAGCCGCAGCCCAGCGACGCCGACTCCGGCTCGTTGACCGCGCCGCTGTGGCAGTTCGTGACCGGGGCGGAACCGTCGTCGTACGGGATCGCGGGCGTCCTGGTCGCCGCGGCGGTGGTGTTCTTCGCCTACAGCGGCTTCGAGGCGGTGGCCAACCTGAGCGAGGAGACCCGGGACCCGGGACGGGACATGCCCCGCGGCCTGCTCGGCACGCTCGGCCTGTGCACGCTGCTCTACGTCGGGGTCTGCCTGGTGATCACCGGGATGGTGCACTACACCGACCTCTCCGAGGGCGACGCGGTGGCCGACGTGTTCGACCAGGTCGGGCTCACCTGGGCCGGCATCCTGATCGGGATCGCCGCGGTGGCCGGGCTGACCTCGGTGATCCTGGTCGACCTGGTCGCGATGGGCCGGATCGGCTTCGCGATCGCGCGGGACGGTCTGCTGCCGCCGGTGATCGGACGGGTCCATCCCCGCTGGGGCACGCCGGTGGTGATGACGCTGCTCACCATCGGCGGGGTCGCGCTGCTGGCCGGCCTGGTGCCGATCGCGGTGCTCGCCGAGATGGTCAGCATCGGCACGCTCTTCGCGTTCCTGGTGGTCTCGATCGCGGTGCTGGTGCTGCGCCGGACCCGCCCCGAGATGGAGCGCCCCTTCCGCACCCCGCTGGTGCCGCTGGTCCCGGTCGCCTCGATCGTCTGCTGTCTGGGGCTGATGGCCAGCCTGGCGGTGGAGACCTGGTTGCGCTTCGTGGTCTGGCTGGTGCTCGGCCTGCTGGTCTATGTCGGCTACGGCTATCGCCACTCCCGGCTGCGGCGCCGGGAGACGGAGCCCGACGCCGTCGCCTAG
- a CDS encoding (2Fe-2S)-binding protein: MTRISLTVDGQQVSDDVEPRTLLVQYLREHLGKTGTVIGCDTSNCGACTVHLDGTSVKSCNVLAVQADGSEVTTVEGLAGEDGALHPVQEAFRECHGLQCGFCTPGMIMQTVDLLAENPDPSEEAIRLGLEGNLCRCTGYHNIVRAVQHAAGAQSGQDAEVTA, translated from the coding sequence ATGACCCGGATCAGCCTCACCGTCGACGGCCAGCAGGTCAGCGACGACGTCGAACCGCGCACCCTGCTCGTGCAGTACCTGCGCGAGCACCTCGGCAAGACCGGCACGGTCATCGGGTGCGACACCAGCAACTGCGGCGCCTGCACCGTGCACCTGGACGGCACCAGCGTGAAGTCGTGCAACGTGCTGGCCGTCCAGGCCGACGGCTCCGAGGTCACCACCGTGGAGGGCCTGGCCGGCGAGGACGGCGCCCTGCACCCGGTGCAGGAGGCCTTCCGCGAGTGCCACGGCCTGCAGTGCGGCTTCTGCACCCCCGGGATGATCATGCAGACCGTCGACCTGCTCGCGGAGAACCCGGACCCCTCGGAGGAGGCGATCCGGCTCGGGCTGGAGGGCAACCTCTGCCGGTGCACCGGCTACCACAACATCGTCCGCGCGGTGCAGCACGCCGCCGGCGCGCAGAGCGGCCAGGACGCGGAGGTGACGGCATGA
- a CDS encoding SRPBCC family protein, with amino-acid sequence MELTHSFSVASPVEATWEHFGDIGALAECFPGAQVTSVGESDDGAPTFDGTCKVKLGPIALVYTGSGRFVERDEAARRFVVEAKGRDKRGNGTAGATVTVQMAAEGDGTRVEVATDLAITGKPAQFGRGVMQDVSDKLLGQFVTCLEQRLAGPPAEAPPEAPTDADAGPSSVPTGAAAAEAPADPDAGPSSVPPPEPPRAAPMPAPVAPADDDALDLGAAVLPVLLRSYGKQVAAALGVLFVVVLWRRRRRR; translated from the coding sequence ATGGAGCTCACCCACTCCTTCAGCGTGGCCTCACCGGTGGAGGCGACCTGGGAGCACTTCGGGGACATCGGCGCGCTCGCCGAGTGCTTCCCCGGTGCCCAGGTGACCTCGGTCGGCGAGAGCGACGACGGCGCGCCGACGTTCGACGGCACCTGCAAGGTCAAGCTCGGCCCGATCGCGCTGGTCTACACCGGCTCGGGCCGCTTCGTGGAGCGTGACGAGGCGGCGCGACGCTTCGTGGTGGAGGCCAAGGGTCGCGACAAGCGGGGCAACGGCACCGCCGGAGCGACGGTCACCGTGCAGATGGCGGCCGAGGGTGACGGCACCCGGGTCGAGGTGGCCACCGACCTGGCCATCACCGGCAAGCCCGCCCAGTTCGGCCGGGGCGTGATGCAGGACGTCTCGGACAAGCTGCTCGGCCAGTTCGTCACCTGTCTGGAGCAGAGGCTCGCCGGACCTCCCGCCGAGGCTCCGCCCGAGGCGCCCACCGACGCCGACGCCGGACCGTCCTCGGTGCCGACCGGCGCCGCTGCCGCCGAGGCGCCGGCCGATCCCGACGCCGGCCCCTCCTCGGTGCCGCCGCCCGAGCCGCCGCGTGCAGCGCCGATGCCCGCTCCGGTCGCGCCGGCCGACGACGACGCCCTCGACCTCGGTGCCGCCGTGCTCCCCGTCCTGCTGCGCAGCTATGGCAAGCAGGTCGCCGCGGCGCTCGGCGTGCTGTTCGTGGTGGTGCTCTGGCGGCGCCGGCGGCGGCGCTGA